In one Bacillus sp. PK3_68 genomic region, the following are encoded:
- a CDS encoding DUF948 domain-containing protein, with amino-acid sequence MEIILYLSAAVAAIAFLILVLSLTKTLKSVDKTLDSLSRTVDRLEGQMQGITAETTELLHKTNALAEDVQHKTEQLNTVVYAVKDVGSTVQNLNQSINKVTTTVASQMEKNQYKISQAVQWGNIVKQLVEKFKDGKEERPRKVNAGELSTPDSASPVTRQPNY; translated from the coding sequence ATGGAAATTATTTTGTATTTGAGTGCTGCAGTGGCAGCGATTGCTTTTTTAATCCTTGTTTTGAGCTTAACCAAAACATTAAAATCGGTTGACAAAACATTGGACAGTCTTTCCCGAACAGTAGATAGGTTGGAAGGACAAATGCAGGGGATTACAGCCGAAACAACAGAACTACTACATAAGACTAATGCCCTTGCTGAAGACGTTCAGCATAAGACAGAACAGCTGAATACAGTAGTATACGCTGTTAAAGATGTAGGTTCGACTGTGCAAAACCTGAACCAGTCTATCAATAAAGTCACTACAACGGTTGCCTCACAAATGGAGAAAAACCAATATAAGATTTCTCAAGCAGTACAGTGGGGAAATATTGTCAAACAACTCGTTGAAAAGTTTAAAGACGGAAAAGAAGAGCGACCGCGCAAGGTGAATGCTGGAGAGCTATCTACGCCAGACTCTGCTTCACCTGTAACTCGTCAGCCTAATTATTAA
- the ytxJ gene encoding bacillithiol system redox-active protein YtxJ: MKKIELIADFEKLIEENERFFFFKHSTTCPVSAGAFNEYQAFLNEHPEEKGYYLAVQDSRELSNYIAGEYDVVHQSPQAFLFENGQPSWHESHWKITHAQLEEVSSKK, encoded by the coding sequence GTGAAAAAAATTGAGTTGATTGCTGATTTTGAAAAGTTGATTGAGGAAAATGAACGTTTCTTTTTCTTTAAGCACAGTACCACCTGTCCGGTGAGTGCAGGTGCCTTCAATGAGTACCAAGCTTTTTTAAATGAACACCCTGAAGAAAAAGGGTACTATTTGGCTGTTCAAGATTCAAGAGAGCTATCTAACTACATAGCGGGAGAATATGATGTTGTTCATCAATCTCCGCAAGCGTTCTTATTTGAAAATGGGCAGCCTTCCTGGCATGAGTCTCATTGGAAAATCACACATGCACAGTTAGAAGAAGTAAGCTCTAAAAAGTGA
- a CDS encoding bifunctional 3-deoxy-7-phosphoheptulonate synthase/chorismate mutase, with protein sequence MSNQELDQLRQRVDEINVELLNLISERATLVQEIGRVKEKQGVNRYDPVRERAMLNKIIESNSGPFETSTIEHLFKEIFKAGLELQQDDHRKALLVSRKKKPEDTIVEIRGEQVGNGSPTFVFGPCAVESYEQVAEVAQAIKDKGLKLIRGGAFKPRTSPYDFQGLGLEGLKILKRVADEYDLGVVSEIVNPADIEVACDYIDVIQIGARNMQNFELLKAAGSVKKPVLLKRGLAATIEEFINAAEYIISRGNDQIILCERGIRTYERATRNTLDISAVPILKQETHLPVFVDVTHSTGRRDLLIPTAKAALAIGADGVMAEVHPDPAVALSDSAQQMNLQQFDEFYREVLQTIPVKA encoded by the coding sequence GTGAGTAACCAGGAACTAGATCAGTTGAGACAACGTGTTGACGAGATAAATGTGGAGCTCCTGAACCTTATTAGCGAGCGAGCTACACTTGTTCAGGAAATCGGGCGAGTGAAAGAAAAGCAGGGCGTTAACCGTTATGATCCTGTCCGCGAAAGAGCGATGCTGAATAAGATTATTGAAAGTAATAGTGGACCATTTGAAACTTCAACGATTGAACATTTGTTCAAAGAAATTTTTAAAGCAGGATTGGAATTGCAGCAAGATGACCACCGCAAAGCGCTTCTTGTTTCCCGTAAGAAGAAGCCGGAAGACACAATTGTAGAGATTCGTGGAGAACAAGTAGGCAACGGCTCTCCTACATTTGTATTCGGTCCGTGTGCTGTAGAATCTTATGAACAAGTGGCAGAAGTGGCACAGGCTATTAAGGATAAAGGATTGAAGCTCATTCGTGGTGGAGCATTCAAACCTCGTACTTCTCCTTATGACTTCCAAGGACTAGGCTTGGAAGGTTTGAAAATTTTAAAAAGAGTAGCGGATGAATACGATCTCGGAGTTGTCAGTGAGATTGTTAACCCAGCCGACATTGAAGTAGCTTGCGATTACATTGATGTCATTCAAATCGGTGCCCGCAATATGCAAAACTTTGAGTTGTTAAAAGCTGCTGGTAGTGTGAAAAAACCGGTATTGCTAAAACGCGGCCTTGCCGCTACAATTGAAGAATTTATTAATGCCGCTGAATACATCATTTCCCGTGGGAATGACCAGATTATACTTTGTGAACGAGGCATTCGGACATATGAGCGTGCTACACGCAATACCCTTGATATCTCAGCTGTACCGATCTTGAAACAGGAAACACATTTGCCTGTCTTCGTAGATGTTACTCATTCGACAGGACGTCGTGATTTATTAATTCCAACAGCAAAAGCAGCCCTTGCTATCGGAGCAGATGGAGTAATGGCCGAGGTGCATCCAGATCCGGCGGTAGCCCTTTCTGACTCTGCACAGCAAATGAATTTGCAACAATTTGATGAATTTTATCGTGAAGTTCTTCAAACTATTCCTGTAAAAGCGTAA
- a CDS encoding YtxH domain-containing protein — translation MGQMKKPNVKYDNYEAGNSYDDGTMNTKDFLIGALVGGLVGAATALFMAPKSGKELREDFNSQAGTLKERASGWTEMAKEKGTNLATAAKDKTSTLSQSVQEQSGVLMDKVKTIMPTGNGSDSGNGSTGDMMDKAKETASSVKESVSQKLEETKKAFDQTEKSLSGTNGSSSKSQSNSANASNSSSEPEKSSPSVYANPTDVGVDEKAQGGGHNAPNNSVKNNNNFSNKGNSNSGKQNNKKNNK, via the coding sequence ATGGGACAAATGAAAAAGCCGAACGTAAAGTATGATAATTATGAGGCAGGAAACAGCTACGATGATGGTACAATGAATACAAAAGATTTTTTAATTGGTGCATTAGTCGGCGGGCTAGTTGGTGCTGCTACTGCTTTATTTATGGCTCCGAAATCCGGAAAAGAACTGCGTGAAGACTTTAACTCACAAGCAGGAACATTGAAGGAACGGGCTAGCGGCTGGACGGAAATGGCAAAAGAAAAAGGAACGAACCTTGCTACTGCTGCTAAAGATAAAACGTCTACATTGTCTCAATCTGTCCAAGAACAATCCGGTGTATTAATGGATAAAGTGAAAACCATCATGCCAACAGGCAATGGTTCCGATTCAGGCAACGGCAGTACAGGTGACATGATGGATAAAGCGAAAGAAACGGCGAGCTCTGTCAAAGAATCTGTCTCCCAAAAGTTGGAGGAAACGAAAAAGGCGTTTGATCAAACAGAGAAAAGCCTAAGTGGAACCAATGGATCATCTTCTAAATCTCAATCTAACTCAGCAAACGCATCCAACAGCTCTTCAGAACCGGAGAAGTCTTCTCCATCTGTTTATGCGAATCCAACCGATGTAGGAGTGGATGAGAAAGCACAGGGGGGCGGTCATAATGCGCCTAATAACTCTGTTAAAAACAACAATAATTTTTCAAATAAGGGTAACTCGAACAGCGGCAAGCAAAACAACAAGAAAAATAACAAATAA
- the ccpA gene encoding catabolite control protein A, giving the protein MNITIYDVAREASVSMATVSRVVNGNPNVKPATRKKVLEVIERLGYRPNAVARGLASKKTTTVGVIIPDISNIFYAELARGIEDIATMYKYNIILSNSDQNKDKEIHLIHTMLGKQVDGLVFMGGRITEEHVEEFKRSPVPVVLAGSLEPTGEIPSVNIDYQEAAVDVIHSLTEKGHKHIAFIDGPLDDTISQYVMRGYKEGLAAAGLPVADELVIDGDYTYEAGIEAWHRLETASVKPTAVFANGDEMALGIIHGAQDSGVKIPEELEVISFESTKLALMVRPQLTSVVQPLYDIGAVAMRLLTKYMNKEEVESPIVVLPHRIEERGSTK; this is encoded by the coding sequence ATGAATATAACGATCTACGATGTAGCACGAGAAGCAAGTGTTTCTATGGCTACGGTTTCCCGCGTAGTAAACGGAAATCCAAACGTGAAGCCAGCTACACGAAAAAAAGTATTGGAAGTAATTGAACGGCTTGGCTATCGCCCGAATGCTGTAGCTCGCGGATTGGCCAGCAAGAAAACAACAACAGTGGGTGTTATTATCCCGGATATTTCAAATATTTTTTATGCAGAGCTTGCAAGAGGAATTGAAGATATTGCCACAATGTATAAATACAATATTATCTTAAGTAATTCCGACCAAAACAAAGATAAGGAAATTCATTTAATTCATACAATGCTTGGTAAGCAGGTGGACGGGCTTGTATTTATGGGCGGCCGGATTACAGAGGAGCATGTAGAGGAGTTTAAGCGTTCTCCGGTTCCAGTCGTGCTTGCAGGTTCTTTAGAACCGACAGGGGAAATTCCATCTGTCAATATTGATTACCAAGAAGCAGCTGTAGATGTCATTCATTCGTTAACAGAAAAAGGTCATAAACATATCGCATTCATCGATGGTCCATTGGATGACACAATCAGCCAATATGTAATGCGCGGATATAAAGAGGGACTTGCTGCTGCAGGTCTACCGGTGGCTGATGAGTTAGTTATCGATGGGGATTATACTTATGAGGCTGGGATAGAAGCGTGGCATCGATTAGAAACAGCTTCTGTGAAGCCGACGGCTGTCTTTGCAAATGGAGACGAAATGGCTCTAGGTATCATTCATGGTGCACAAGATAGCGGCGTGAAGATTCCTGAAGAACTGGAAGTCATTAGTTTTGAAAGCACCAAACTGGCTTTAATGGTTCGGCCGCAACTGACGTCCGTAGTGCAGCCGCTATATGATATTGGAGCAGTTGCTATGAGGCTATTGACAAAGTATATGAATAAAGAAGAAGTGGAAAGTCCGATTGTCGTGTTGCCGCATCGTATTGAAGAAAGAGGGTCAACAAAGTAA